DNA sequence from the Sediminibacillus dalangtanensis genome:
TGTTCTCGCTTGAACTGGAGAGGTATGCGTGCGCATCAACAGCTCCTCCGTGATATAAAAAGAGTCTTGCATATCGCGGGCTGGGTGCCCCTTCGGAAGGTTAAGTGCCTCAAAATTGTAATAATCTGTTTCGACTTCAGGACCTTCCCGTACTTCGAATCCCATGCCGATGAACAAATCCTCGATTTCTTCGATAATGGAAGTCAGTAAATGCGGTCCGCCTACAGTGACCGGACGGCCCGGCAATGTGACGTCGATTGTTTCCTTTTTGAGTTTTTCCTCCAGCTCTCTTGCCTCGAGTTTTTCTTTTTTCACGTCCAGTTCACCGGCTATTGCTTCCCTTACTTTGTTTGCCAGCTCCCCGATGACAGGCCGCTCTTCTTTCGACAGCTTGCCCATTCCACGTAAAACTTCCGTAATCGGTCCTTTTTTCCCAAGGTAAGCCACCCTTATATCCTGGAGATCCTTCAACGTGTCTGCCTGTTCTACCTTGGCCAGCGCTTCCTCTTTTAGTTCTTGTAATCGTTCCCTCATGTGCAGGAACCTCCTTTTCGTCATCAAGTGATAATTTAGCCGATTTACGATTCCTCGCTCGTCCTGTTTTCTACCGCAATAAGAAGCGTTTTGTTTAGCTCCAGCAAGTCTCGCATCAGAACTTACACCTCTTATCACATAAAAAAGCCCCGTCCCTCTATAAAAGAAGGGACGAGACTTATGTATCGCGGTACCACCCTTGTTGGTGCCTGATGCACCCACTCGTGTTTGATAACGGAATAAATCCGGAACACCATTACTTGCCGGAAAACAAGGTCCAAGTGTCGGCTCCAGAGTGAAAATTCAATCATTACCACGATAGAAATGCTTTCAGTCTATGGCATTTCCTCCCTAAATCGATTTGTAATCATTTACTGACTCTTTCTCGGCCTGTAAATATAATACATGTTATTTTATTATTATAGAAAAAGCATTCGTTTCTTGCAAGCCTTAACGTCCATTACTTTTCGCCTGAAGCAAGATGATAAAGCAAGATGCCTGCAGCTACACTGACATTTAAAGATTCTGCTTTGCCGAAAATCGGAATGGACACGATGTCGTTTACCTTTTCCAATATCGACGAAGAAATTCCCGCACCCTCGTTTCCGACAACCAGTGCTGCTTTTCTTGGTACCGGTAAAGCCGTATATGGTCGGGC
Encoded proteins:
- the pheS gene encoding phenylalanine--tRNA ligase subunit alpha; protein product: MRERLQELKEEALAKVEQADTLKDLQDIRVAYLGKKGPITEVLRGMGKLSKEERPVIGELANKVREAIAGELDVKKEKLEARELEEKLKKETIDVTLPGRPVTVGGPHLLTSIIEEIEDLFIGMGFEVREGPEVETDYYNFEALNLPKGHPARDMQDSFYITEELLMRTHTSPVQARTMGKYQGSKPVKMICPGKVYRRDTDDATHSHQFTQVEGLYVDRNVRMSDLKGVLNRFAKQMFGEEREIRLRPSFFPFTEPSVEMDISCKVCHGEGCSVCKGTGWIEILGGGMVHPRVLEMAGYDPKEYTGFAFGMGPERIAMLKYGVDDIRHFYTNDIRFLKQYHKA